One Thermomicrobium sp. 4228-Ro genomic window carries:
- a CDS encoding capsid cement protein codes for MAAITVSEIRPVELIEQFTGIAGEALTKGQPVRFDTNGRLVRAAADTATNANVVGIALRDAAAGTAATCVRYGVLDLGNALNALAYGAAVYLGNTAGTLDTAAGTVSVTVGQVIAHHTLAGPQKLLRVHIE; via the coding sequence ATGGCTGCCATCACGGTCTCAGAAATCCGCCCGGTGGAGCTGATCGAGCAGTTCACGGGCATTGCCGGCGAGGCCCTCACGAAGGGCCAGCCAGTGCGGTTCGACACGAACGGCCGGCTGGTCCGGGCCGCGGCCGACACGGCGACGAACGCCAACGTCGTCGGTATCGCGCTCCGCGACGCTGCGGCGGGAACGGCGGCAACGTGCGTCCGGTACGGCGTCCTCGATCTCGGGAACGCGCTGAATGCCCTGGCCTACGGTGCCGCGGTCTACCTCGGCAATACGGCCGGGACGCTCGACACGGCTGCTGGCACCGTCAGCGTCACGGTGGGCCAGGTGATCGCCCACCACACGCTCGCAGGGCCGCAGAAGCTGCTGCGGGTGCACATCGAGTGA